The Cellulosimicrobium cellulans genome contains the following window.
GGGTCGTCGGTGGCGACGAGCACCGCGTCGAGCGCGGCGAGGTCGGCGGGGTCGAGGTGGTCGGCGAGGTGCTCGCGCTGGCGCGCGGCGGTCGCGCGCGCCCAGCGGGACGCGTCCGGTCCCGGCGGTACGACGGCGGTCGGCTCGCGCCGGTCGACGACCTCCAGCCCGGCGTCGGTGAGGTAGGGCGTCCAGTCGGGGTAGCGGTTCCAGCCGGCCTGCGCCACGGCGCTGTCGAGGTGCGCGGCGAGGTCGGCGTGCGCCGCGTCGTCGGGCAGGACGGGCGACGTCGCCGTCATCTCGACGACGACGAGCAGACCCCCGGGCACGAGCGCGTCGTGGGCGTCGCGCAGGACCCGGGCCGGGTCGGCGACGTGGTGCAGCGACGCGGACGCCCAGACGACGTCGGCGGTGCCGCCGACATCGGGCCACCCGGCGTCGAGGTCGGCCTCGACGGTGCGCACGCGTGCCTCGAGCCCGGTGCCGGCGAGCCCGTCGCGCAGCCGTCCGAGCATCGCGGGGTCCGCGTCCACGGAGACGACCTCCGCGTCGGGGAACGCGCGGGCGAGGGCGCGCGTCCCGGTGCCGGTCCCGGCGCCGAGGTCGACGACGACCCGCGTCGGGGTCGGTGCGTGCTCGGCCGCGACCGCGACGGCCTGGTCGAGGAGCCCGCCGAACACGGACGCGTCGAGCTCGAGCAGCTCGGCCATCCCGTCGGCGTCGTGCCCGTGCCTGGCGGCATGCCCGTGCCCGGCGGCGTGGCCGTGCCCCGCGGCGTGGCCGTGCCCCGCGGCGTGGCGACGGTCGTGGTCGTGGTGGTGTGCGGGGGAGTCCATGCCTCCACGGTAGGACGGTTCTGCGTGTGAGGCATAGGATCTTGCTCATGACGCAAGAAGTCGACCTCGACGCCGTCGTCCGCCAGCGCATCCGGGGGCTGCGCCTCGCGCGCGGCTGGACGCTCGACGCGCTCGCGGCGCGGTGCTTCCTCAGCCCGTCGACGCTCAGCCGTCTCGAGACCGGGCACCGGCGCATCGCGCTCGACCAGCTCGTGCCGATCGCCCGCGCGCTCGGGACGACGCTCGACCAGCTCGTCGAGCCGGTCGACGACGAGGACGTCGTCATCCGGCCCGAGCCGCAGCGCCGACCGGGGGAGACGACGTGGCTGCTGTCCCGCGACCGCGCGGGGACGATGGTGGCGAAGATGCGCCTGACGCCCGAGCGCGCCGTGGGCCCCGAGCACCAGCGCGTCCACCCGGGGCACGAGTGGTTCACCGTCCTGTCGGGGACGGCCGTCGTCTACCTCGCCGACCGGCGGATCCTCGTGCAGGAGGGCCAGGCCGCCGAGTTCTCGACGATGGTGCCGCACTCGTTCGGCGCGCACGACGGCCCGGTCGAGATCCTCACGATCTTCGACCAGGATGGCGAGCGCGCCCACCTCTCGGGCACCGACCCGACCTGACGCCGTCGAACCCGGAATCGCGTGTCACCGGAGCGGTCGGGTGCCGCGGAACCCCGGGTTCGGCGGCACCCGACCGCTCCGGGACGGCGCGCCCCGGTAGCCCGGCCTGCGTCAGTGGGCCGGGGCGACGTCCTCGCGGTCGGCGCTGCGGCGCAGCGACCGGAGGGCAGCGAGCACGAGCACGACGGCGAGCGCGGCCGCCGCGACGACGACCTCGAACCCGGCGTGCGCGCCGGCCGCGTCGATGCGCGACCCGGCGACGGACGACCCGATCGACACCCCGACGCCGAGCGACGTCCCGACCCACGCGAGGCCCTCGGTGAGCTGGTTCGGTGCGACGAGGTTCTGGACGAGGTTGTTGCCGTTGATGAGCGTCGGCGCGATGGCGAAGCCGGTCACGAACATCACCGCCGCGAGCACGGGCAGCGAGGTGACGAAGAAGAACAGCGAGACGCCCGCGGCGAGCGCGACGATGCCGATGACGAACCGGCGCCACAGCGGTGACACCCAGTGCCGCGCGCCGTACACGAGGCCGGAGATGAGCGAGCCCAGCGCGAACACCGCGAGGATCATGCCCGCGGCACCCTTCTGCCCGTGCTCCTCGGCGAACGCGATGGTCGACACGTCGGTCGCGCCGAACACGATGCCCATCGCCACGAAGATCACGGCGAGCACGATCATGCCGGTGGACCGCATGGCCGAGCGCTGCTTCACCCCCGGCTCGGGCACCACGACGGGCGGTTCCGTCGCGCGCTGGGACAGGAACCACAGCCCGCCGACGACCGCCGCGACGAGCGGGACGAGCAACCCCGCGGAGGGCGAGACGCTCGTGGCGAGGATCGTCGCGAGCACCGGCCCGACGACGAACACGAGCTCGTCGAGCGCCGACTCGAGCGAGTAGGCGGTGTGCAGGCGCCGCGCGTCGGGCACGGTGTGCGTCCACCGGGCGCGGACCATCGACCCGTACGAGCCCTGCGTCGCCCCTGCGACCGCCGCGAACACGTACAGCGTCCACTCCGGAGCCCGTAGCACCGCGCACAGGATGAGCCCGCTGAGACCGATGGCGGACGCGGCCAGCATCGGCAGCATGACGACGCGCTGCCCGGTCCGGTCCACGAGCCGCGCGATCTGCGGCGACACGACCGCCTGCGCGATGATGAGCGCCGCCGCCACGCGCCCGGCGAGGGCGTACTCGCCGTAGATGCCCTGGATCATGAGGATCGTGCCGATGCCGACCATCGACATCGGCAGGCGCGCCACGAGCGCCGCGGCGGAGAACCGCCACGCCCCGGGCAGCGTGAGCACGGCGCGGTAGGGGTTCCGGGACGTCCTGCCCGCCCCCGCGGAGGTGTCCGACGTCGTCTCGTCGGTCGTCAGGTCGTCCCGCCGGTGCTCGGGGTTCTCGGGGTCGTCAGCGCGCGACGGGGAATCCTGGACCACCGTCCCAGTGTCGCACCCGGAAGCCGTCCGCCCGGTAGTGAATTCGTGTCCCGGGGCGAGACGTGACGACCGTCTCCCGCCGGTTGTCCGACGGCCGTGCGACGGCGACGATGGCGCCATGACCGACAGCCCCGCACCCCGCACCCCGACCGTCTCCGTCACCGACGAGGGCGACCGCTTCGAGGCCCGCACCGACGACGGCGTCGTCGCCGGGTTCGCCGCGTACGTCCGCGAGCCCGGGACGGTGATCTTCACCCACACGGAGGTCGACCCCGCGTTCGAGGGCCAGGGCGTCGGGTCCGCGCTCGCCGTCGGCGCGCTCGACCAGGTCCGGGCGTCCGGGGAGCGCGTCGTGCCGCTGTGCCCGTTCATCCGCGCCTACATCCAGCGCCACCCCGAGTACGAGGACCTCACCCGGCGGTGAGACGACGGAGCGCCCTGGTCCCGAGGGACCAGGGCGCTCGCGTGCGTGAGCGAACCGCGAGGGTTCGCGAGGGATCAGGAGATGGTGCCCGTGCCCTCGCCCTCCATGCGCTCGTCGTGCAGCAGCTCGCCCTCGGCGTCGACCGGGACGATCGTGCCGTCGAACGTGATGGGCGAGCCCGACTGGTAGCGGAAGTTCGTCGCGTAGGAGTAGGACTGGCCGGTGCCGAACGTGTAGACCGTCGGCTCGCGGTACGCGCCCGGCGCCATGCCGTCGTCGTTCACGCCCTGCGCCTCGTACAGCGAGTCGTCGACGATGGTGTCCATGCCCTGCATGTAGGGCCAGTCGTCGTAGCGCTCGTCGATGCTCACGAGGCTGGAGCCGAGGTCGATCGGCGCGCCCTCGTTCGTGATGACGTAGTTGACGAAGACGATGTCGTCGCCCTCGGCGATGATCGGCAGGTTGTTCTCCGGGTCGACGAACAGGCCGTCCTTCGTCGCCTGCGTGACGCCCACCTGGTAGACGTCGACGCGGACGTCGCCGATGGTGAAGGTCGAGATCTGCTCGCCCGGGTTCGTGACGGGGTTCGCCCAGTCGGGCTGCTCGCCGCTCGCGCCGGTCTCCTCCGCCGCGGCGTCGTCGACCTCCTCCGCGTCGTCGACCGGTGCCGTCTCCTCCGAGGTGGTCTCCTCGGGCGTCGGCGTCTCGGGCGTGTCGCCGCCGACGTTGATGGTGCACGCGGTGAGACCGAGCGCGAGCGCGGCGGCGACGGTCAGGCGAGCGGCGGAACGGACGGGACGCATGGTGAGCTCCGGGTGTTTCGGGGAGAGGTGCCGCACGGACCATACCCACTGTCCGGCCTCCGCCTCGATGGGGAGCGGTGCCCATGAGACGGCGCGGACGTCCGGGACCTTCGCCTGTTGCGCCGCCGCCGGACCACGAGGACCCTTCCCCTATGCCTCGGCGCCACGTCTCCCCGACCCCGCTCGCGTGCGCGGACCTGCGCGTTCGCCCCGCGACGCCCGCACCGTGGGGGCGCGCGTGACCGCCCTGCGCGTCGAGCGCGCCGACGTCGTCGTCGTGGGCGGCGGTGGCGCGGGTCTCAGTGCGGCGCTCGCGGTCGCGGAGGCCGCGGCCCGGGACGACCGCCGCGCGCCCGTCGTCGCGCTCGTCTCGAAGGTGTACCCGATGCGGTCGCACACCGTCGCCGCGGAGGGCGGGGCCGCGGGCGTGGTGGGCGACGACGACTCGCTGGAGCAGCACGTCGCCGACACCCTCGCCGGTGGCGCGGGGCTGTGCGAGGAGGACGCCGTCCGGTTCGTGGTCGAGCGCGCGGCGGGCGAGCTGTACCGGCTCGAGCGGTGGGGGCTGCCGTGGTCGCGCACGGACGAGGGCGACGTGGCCGTGCGGCGGTTCGGCGGCATGAGCCGCGCGCGCACCTGGTTCGCCGCGGACAAGACCGGCTTCCACCTGCTCCACACGCTGTTCCAGACGTCGTTGCGGTACTCGGGCGCGGACGGCCCCGTCCGCCGGTACGACGAGCACCACGTGCTCGACCTGGTGGTCGACGACCCGGGCGGGCCGGACGCTCGGGTGCGCGGCGTCGTCGTGCACGACCAGCACCGCGGCGAGCCGCTGCTCCTCGAGGCGCCGGCGGTGGTCCTCGCGACGGGTGGCTCGGCGCGCGCGTGGGGGACGAGCACCAACGCCGGGATCTGCACGGGCGACGGGACCGCGATGGCGTTGCGCTCGGGCGTGCCGCTGCGGGACCTGGAGTTCCTCCAGTTCCACCCGACCGGCCTGCCGGGCAGCGGCATCCTGCTCACGGAGGCCGCCCGCGGCGAGGGCGGCGTGCTGCTCGACGCCGAGGGACGCCGCTACCTCGCCGACTACGGCCTGGGTCCGGAGACGCCCGTCGGGTCGCCCGTGCCGCGCACGATGGAGCTCGGGCCGCGCGACCGGCTGTCGCAGGCGTTCTGGCACGCCGAGCGCGACGGGCGCACGATCCCGACGCCCGACGGGGGCGTCGTCCTGCTCGACCTGCGCCACCTGGGCAAGGAGCGGCTCGCCGAGCGGCTTCCCCTCGTGACCGGTCTCGCCAAGCAGTTCGCGGGCGTCGACCCGGCCGCGGAGCCCGTGCCCGTCCGCCCGACGGCGCACTACACGATGGGCGGCATCCGCACCGACGCGCGCGGCGCGACCGGTGTCGCGGGGCTGTTCGCCGCGGGGGAGTGCGCGTCCACCGGCCTGCACGGCGCCAACCGGCTCGGGTCCAACTCGCTCGTCGAGACCCTCGTCGTCGGGCGCGCGGCAGGAGAGGCCGCGCTCGCGTGGGCGCGCGCGGCCGGGCACCACGGGGCCGACGGCGGCGCGGCGGGCGCCGGGGCCGGCGTCGGTCCCGCCTCGGCGGAGGGCGCGGTCGTCGACCGCGCCGCCGAGATCGCGGACGGCTACCTCGCGATGCGCGGCCGCGGCACCGAGCCGCCCGCCGCGATCCGGGCCGAGCTCGGGCGCGTGCTCGACGCGGACGCCGGGATCTACCGCGACGCCGACGGACTGCGGCGGGCGCTCGCGACGGTCGAGGACCTGCGCGTGCGGTACGCCGACGTGCGCGTCGCCGACACGAGCGCCGTGCTCAACACCGACTGGGCGACGACCGTCGAGCTCGGCGCGACCCTGCTCGTCGCGCACGCGACCGTCGCCGCCGCGCTCGCGCGCGAGGAGTCGCGCGGCGCCCACCAGCGCCTCGACTTCCCGGAGTGCGAGTCGGTGGCACACCACTCGGAGGCCCGGCTCGCCCCGGACGGCACGCTAGAGGTAGAGCACGTCCCGGTGGGCGCCGAGCACGATGTTGCTGTCGGAAAGAGCTCGAGAACGACAGGAACGTCGTTCTCGGCGACGAGGGGTGGGGACGCGTGAGCGACGTGACGCCGAGCGCGGAGGGGCGGACGGTGCGGCTGGAGGTCGCGCGCACGTCACCCGACGGCGCGGACGCCGGGCGGCGCGACGTGTTCGACGTGCCCTACGACGACCGCACGTCCGTGCTCGACGCGCTGCAGTGGGTCAAGGACCACGCCGACGCCACGCTGACGTTCCGGTGGTCGTGCAAGATGGCGGTCTGCGGGAGCTGCGGCGTCATGGTCAACGGCCGCCCGGTGCTCGGGTGCGAGACGTTCGTGCGCGGCTACCGCACGTCCGGCCTCGTCATCGAGCCGCTCGCGCACGCCGAGGTGCTCCGCGACCTCGTCGTCGACACCGACACCTTCCTCGGCAAGCTCGCCGCCGTGCAGCCCTGGCTCGTGCCCGACGGCGCCACGCGCCTCCCGCTCGTCGACGCGCCGTCGCCCGTGGCGGGGCCGGGCGACGAGGACGCCGCGGACCTGCCGACGCCGGACGGCACCGACGCGCTGCGGGCGCACGGACCGACGTCGGGCCACCGGCAGACGCCGGGCGAGCTCGCCGCCTTCAAGGGCTTCGCCGAGTGCATCGACTGCATGCTCTGCTACGCCGCGTGCCCGCAGCTCGACGTCGCGCCCGACTTCCTCGGCCCGGCCGTCGTCGCGACGGCCCGCCGCTGGGACGACGACTCGCGCGACGCGGGCGAGCTCGACCGTGCCGACGTCCTCGACACCGAGTTCGGCGCCTGGCCCTGCATCCAGGTCGGCGCGTGCACGCAGGTCTGCCCCAAGGGCGTCGACCCCGCCCGCGCGCTCCGTGACGCCCAGCGCGTCGCGACGGACACGTGGGACGCGCGCGAGCGCCGTCGGACGTCCTAGCCCCCTCGCGAGGTAGAGCCCCAGTCCCGCGAGGTAGAGCCCCAGTACCCGAGGTAGAGCCCTGGTCCCGCGAGGTAGAGGCGTGGTCGTGACCACGCCTCTACCTCGGCGGGGTCGTCAGCTGGCGAGGGCCGCGGAGACGACGTCCTTCGCCTCGGTCTGGACCTGGCTCAGGTGCTCGGCGGAGACGAACGACTCGGCGTAGATCTTGTAGACGTTCTCCGTGCCCGACGGCCGGGCTGCGAACCATGCGTTCTCGGTCGTGACCTTGAGCCCTCCGATCGGGGCGTCGTTGCCGGGCGCGTTCGTGAGCTTCGCGGTGATCGGCTCGCCCGCGAGCTCGGTCGCGGTGACCTGCTCGGGCGAGAGCTTGCCGAGCGTCGCCTTCTCCTCGAGCGTGGCGGGCGCGTCGACGCGCGCGTACCAGGACTCGCCGTAGCGCTCGACGAGGTCGCGGTGGTGCTCGGACGGCGTGCGGCCCGTGGTCGCGATGATCTCGGAGGCGAGGAGCGCGAGGAGCAGGCCGTCCTTGTCGGTCGACCAGACGCGGCCGTCCTTACGCAGGAACGACGCCCCGGCGGACTCCTCGCCGCCGAACCCGACGGTCCCGTCGAGCAGGCCGGGCACGAACCACTTGAACCCGACGGGCACCTCGACGAGGCGCCGCCCGAGGCCGCCGGCGACCCGGTCGATGAGCGCGGACGAGACGAGCGTCTTGCCGATCGCCGCGTCGTCGCGCCAGCCCTCGCGCGCGCCGCCGTAGAGGTACTGGATCGCGACGGCGAGGTAGTGGTTGGGGTTCATGAGCCCGGCGTCGGGCGTGACGATCCCGTGGCGGTCGGAGTCGGCGTCGTTCCCGGTCGCGACGTCGAACGGCGCGCCGCCCTCGGCGTCGCCGGAGTCTCCCGTCATCCCCGCGACGAGCGACGCCATGGCGTGCGGCGACGAGCAGTCCATGCGGATCTTGCCGTCCCAGTCGAGCGTCATGAACGCCCACCGCGGGTCGACCTGCGGGTTGACGACCGTGAGGTCGAGCCCGTACCGCTCGCCGATCTCGCCCCAGTACTCGACCGACGCGCCGCCCAGCGGGTCGGCGCCGATGCGCACGCCCGACTCGCGGATCGCCTCGAGGTCGAGGACGTTCACGAGGTCGTCGACGTACGTGGTGAGGAAGTCGTGCTTGTGCACGTGCTCGGAGGTGAGCGCCTGGGTGAGGGGCACGCGGCGCACGCTCGCGACGCCGTCGCGCAGGATCTCGTTGGCGCGGTCCGCGATCCAGCCGGTCGCCTCGGACCCGGCGGGGCCGCCGTGCGGCGGGTTGTACTTGAAGCCGCCGTCGCGCGGGGGGTTGTGCGACGGCGTCACGACGATGCCGTCCGCGAGGCCGGGGCCCGTGGTGCGGACGCCGTCGACCGTCGTCGCCTCGTTGTGCAGGAGGATCGACTGCGAGACGGCGGGCGTCGGGGTGAACGAGTCGCGCGCGTCGACGTACGTCTGCACGCCCGCGGCGACGAGGACCTCGAGCGCGGTCTGCCACGCGGGCAGCGACAAGGCGTGCGTGTCGCGGCCGATGAACAGCGGGCCGTCGGTGCCCTGGGAGCGGCGGTACTCGACGATCGCCGCGGTGATCGCGATGATGTGCGCCTCGTTGAACGCGTGGTCGAGGCTCGACCCGCGGTGGCCCGACGTGCCGAACACGACCTTCTGCGCCGGGTCGTCCACGTCGGGGGCGAGGTCGTAGTAGGCGCCGACCACGGCGTCGACGTCGATGAGGTCGCTGGGCTGGGCGGGCGTGCCGGCGCGGGGATCCATGGGTCGATCCTGCCAGGGGTGACGTCTGCGCGTCAGCCGGTACCGCCGTCCGGTCGGGTTCTACCCGGCAGGTCCGGAGTTCGCGCGGTCGATCGCCATCTCGACGGCGTCGAGGAGGCGGTCGAGGCTCGCGTCGAACGGGCCCTGCGGGGCGTCGAAACCGCCCGCGACGTAGACGCGCGTCATGACGGGGTAGCGCGCGACGTCGAACCAGTCCTCCCAGAAGCTGCCGAGCGTCGTCCAGTACTCGTCGTTGCCGACGCCGGTCGCGTCGCGCTCGGTCCGCTCGGCGACCGTCGCGCGCGCGAGGCCTTGGACGTAGTTGTCGACGAGGCCGAGCGTGTCGACGACCTGGAGCTCGGAGAGGCCGGTGTCGACGATCGTGCGCAGCCCCGCCTCCTGGGCGTCGAGCACGTGGGGCGCGAGCGGGGCGCGCCACATGTTGGTCTGGAGGATCCACGGGTGGCGCAGGTAGAGGTTCCACAGCTCGTGCGCGTACTGCGCGAGCGCGGTCCGCCACGGCGCGCCCGCAGCGGGCAGGTCGAGCTCGGCGTACGCGCGGTCGATCATGAGGTCGACGAGCTCGGTGCGCCCGGGCACGTAGGTGTAGAGCGACATCGCGCCGACGCCGAGCTCGGTCGCGACGCGGCGCATGGACAGGGCGTCGAGCCCACCCTCCTGCGCGACGGCGGTCCCGGCCCGCACGACGTCGTCGAGCGTGAGGCGCGGCTTGCGACCGCGCGTCGCGGGGGCCGGCGGGTCCCACAGGAGCGCGAGGCGGCGCGTGATCTCGGGCGTCCGCACGACCTCGGTGAACTGGGCCCGGGCGTGCTCGGCGGCCTGCACGGCGGAGGCGACCCCGGCGTCCGCGGCCGCGACGACGCCGAGCGGGCGCTCGGGCTCCTCCGGTTCCGGGGCGGCGGGCGAGGGCTGCGGGGTGCCCGACGGCGCGAGGTCGCCGTCGCGTTCGTCGGTGCGGTCGGTCGTCACGTGCGTATCCTCCCCGACTTCGGTCGCGCCCCGCCCGGACGAGCCTGGCGGAACAGGGGGCTTGCCTCTTTCCGTACACCGTATGCTAACGTGGATCGTCAATTTCGGTACGGCGTACGAAAGGGTGGCTCCGGTGATCCGAGCCCGTGGCCTGACCAAGACCTTCCACCGCAAGAAAGAGACCGTCGAGGCCGTCAAGGGCATCGACGTCGACGTCCGGGAGGGCGAGCTCGTCGCTTTCCTCGGCCCCAACGGGGCCGGCAAGTCCACGACCCTGAGGATGCTGACGAGCCTCCTCGAACCGACCGCCGGGACCGCCGAGGTCGCCGGCTACGACGTCTCCCGCGACCCGGCCCGGGTCCG
Protein-coding sequences here:
- a CDS encoding class I SAM-dependent methyltransferase encodes the protein MDSPAHHHDHDRRHAAGHGHAAGHGHAAGHGHAARHGHDADGMAELLELDASVFGGLLDQAVAVAAEHAPTPTRVVVDLGAGTGTGTRALARAFPDAEVVSVDADPAMLGRLRDGLAGTGLEARVRTVEADLDAGWPDVGGTADVVWASASLHHVADPARVLRDAHDALVPGGLLVVVEMTATSPVLPDDAAHADLAAHLDSAVAQAGWNRYPDWTPYLTDAGLEVVDRREPTAVVPPGPDASRWARATAARQREHLADHLDPADLAALDAVLVATDDPSAHTVGARGGRIVWAARRPHHPR
- a CDS encoding helix-turn-helix domain-containing protein; its protein translation is MTQEVDLDAVVRQRIRGLRLARGWTLDALAARCFLSPSTLSRLETGHRRIALDQLVPIARALGTTLDQLVEPVDDEDVVIRPEPQRRPGETTWLLSRDRAGTMVAKMRLTPERAVGPEHQRVHPGHEWFTVLSGTAVVYLADRRILVQEGQAAEFSTMVPHSFGAHDGPVEILTIFDQDGERAHLSGTDPT
- a CDS encoding MFS transporter, whose protein sequence is MTTDETTSDTSAGAGRTSRNPYRAVLTLPGAWRFSAAALVARLPMSMVGIGTILMIQGIYGEYALAGRVAAALIIAQAVVSPQIARLVDRTGQRVVMLPMLAASAIGLSGLILCAVLRAPEWTLYVFAAVAGATQGSYGSMVRARWTHTVPDARRLHTAYSLESALDELVFVVGPVLATILATSVSPSAGLLVPLVAAVVGGLWFLSQRATEPPVVVPEPGVKQRSAMRSTGMIVLAVIFVAMGIVFGATDVSTIAFAEEHGQKGAAGMILAVFALGSLISGLVYGARHWVSPLWRRFVIGIVALAAGVSLFFFVTSLPVLAAVMFVTGFAIAPTLINGNNLVQNLVAPNQLTEGLAWVGTSLGVGVSIGSSVAGSRIDAAGAHAGFEVVVAAAALAVVLVLAALRSLRRSADREDVAPAH
- a CDS encoding GNAT family N-acetyltransferase; this encodes MTDSPAPRTPTVSVTDEGDRFEARTDDGVVAGFAAYVREPGTVIFTHTEVDPAFEGQGVGSALAVGALDQVRASGERVVPLCPFIRAYIQRHPEYEDLTRR
- a CDS encoding FAD-binding protein: MTALRVERADVVVVGGGGAGLSAALAVAEAAARDDRRAPVVALVSKVYPMRSHTVAAEGGAAGVVGDDDSLEQHVADTLAGGAGLCEEDAVRFVVERAAGELYRLERWGLPWSRTDEGDVAVRRFGGMSRARTWFAADKTGFHLLHTLFQTSLRYSGADGPVRRYDEHHVLDLVVDDPGGPDARVRGVVVHDQHRGEPLLLEAPAVVLATGGSARAWGTSTNAGICTGDGTAMALRSGVPLRDLEFLQFHPTGLPGSGILLTEAARGEGGVLLDAEGRRYLADYGLGPETPVGSPVPRTMELGPRDRLSQAFWHAERDGRTIPTPDGGVVLLDLRHLGKERLAERLPLVTGLAKQFAGVDPAAEPVPVRPTAHYTMGGIRTDARGATGVAGLFAAGECASTGLHGANRLGSNSLVETLVVGRAAGEAALAWARAAGHHGADGGAAGAGAGVGPASAEGAVVDRAAEIADGYLAMRGRGTEPPAAIRAELGRVLDADAGIYRDADGLRRALATVEDLRVRYADVRVADTSAVLNTDWATTVELGATLLVAHATVAAALAREESRGAHQRLDFPECESVAHHSEARLAPDGTLEVEHVPVGAEHDVAVGKSSRTTGTSFSATRGGDA
- a CDS encoding 2Fe-2S iron-sulfur cluster-binding protein yields the protein MSDVTPSAEGRTVRLEVARTSPDGADAGRRDVFDVPYDDRTSVLDALQWVKDHADATLTFRWSCKMAVCGSCGVMVNGRPVLGCETFVRGYRTSGLVIEPLAHAEVLRDLVVDTDTFLGKLAAVQPWLVPDGATRLPLVDAPSPVAGPGDEDAADLPTPDGTDALRAHGPTSGHRQTPGELAAFKGFAECIDCMLCYAACPQLDVAPDFLGPAVVATARRWDDDSRDAGELDRADVLDTEFGAWPCIQVGACTQVCPKGVDPARALRDAQRVATDTWDARERRRTS
- the pgm gene encoding phosphoglucomutase (alpha-D-glucose-1,6-bisphosphate-dependent), which encodes MDPRAGTPAQPSDLIDVDAVVGAYYDLAPDVDDPAQKVVFGTSGHRGSSLDHAFNEAHIIAITAAIVEYRRSQGTDGPLFIGRDTHALSLPAWQTALEVLVAAGVQTYVDARDSFTPTPAVSQSILLHNEATTVDGVRTTGPGLADGIVVTPSHNPPRDGGFKYNPPHGGPAGSEATGWIADRANEILRDGVASVRRVPLTQALTSEHVHKHDFLTTYVDDLVNVLDLEAIRESGVRIGADPLGGASVEYWGEIGERYGLDLTVVNPQVDPRWAFMTLDWDGKIRMDCSSPHAMASLVAGMTGDSGDAEGGAPFDVATGNDADSDRHGIVTPDAGLMNPNHYLAVAIQYLYGGAREGWRDDAAIGKTLVSSALIDRVAGGLGRRLVEVPVGFKWFVPGLLDGTVGFGGEESAGASFLRKDGRVWSTDKDGLLLALLASEIIATTGRTPSEHHRDLVERYGESWYARVDAPATLEEKATLGKLSPEQVTATELAGEPITAKLTNAPGNDAPIGGLKVTTENAWFAARPSGTENVYKIYAESFVSAEHLSQVQTEAKDVVSAALAS
- a CDS encoding TetR/AcrR family transcriptional regulator codes for the protein MTTDRTDERDGDLAPSGTPQPSPAAPEPEEPERPLGVVAAADAGVASAVQAAEHARAQFTEVVRTPEITRRLALLWDPPAPATRGRKPRLTLDDVVRAGTAVAQEGGLDALSMRRVATELGVGAMSLYTYVPGRTELVDLMIDRAYAELDLPAAGAPWRTALAQYAHELWNLYLRHPWILQTNMWRAPLAPHVLDAQEAGLRTIVDTGLSELQVVDTLGLVDNYVQGLARATVAERTERDATGVGNDEYWTTLGSFWEDWFDVARYPVMTRVYVAGGFDAPQGPFDASLDRLLDAVEMAIDRANSGPAG